The following coding sequences lie in one Miscanthus floridulus cultivar M001 chromosome 9, ASM1932011v1, whole genome shotgun sequence genomic window:
- the LOC136481257 gene encoding splicing factor U2af large subunit B-like: MILYLIIWFASLHLAPEHCSLGSIAVHLHSLGRHSCEHGRDGICTYGQLPGVTAPITGVGVLPNLYNLAAGQFNPLVIQPQAMTQQATRHARRVYVGGLPPTANEQTVAIFFNGVMAAIGGNTAGPGDAVLNVYINHDKKFAFVEMRSVEETQLPYFVFLFFSYEFFVCGYGMFDEIMKIPFPYKNGLLHM; encoded by the exons ATGATATTATACCTCATTATATGGTTTGCAAGTCTCCATCTTGCCCCAGAGCACTGCAGCCTTGGCAGCATAGCAGTGCACCTCCACAGCCTGGGAAGACACAGTTGTGAGCATGGCCGTGATGGCATCTGCACTTATG GTCAGCTTCCTGGTGTCACTGCTCCTATTACCGGGGTTGGGGTGCTTCCAAACTTGTATAATTTGGCTGCTGGACAG TTCAACCCCCTTGTTATTCAGCCACAAGCCATGACACAACAGGCTACACGACATGCTCGGCGTGTCTATGTGGGTGGACTTCCTCCAACTGCTAATGAGCAG ACCGTTGCCATATTCTTCAATGGAGTTATGGCTGCTATTGGAGGAAACACAGCTGGTCCAGGTGATGCTGTTCTTAATGTCTACATAAACCATGACAAGAAATTTGCTTTTGTGGAGATGAGATCTGTGGAGGAAACACAACTGCCTTACTTTGTATTTCTATTTTTTTCGTATGAGTTCTTTGTGTGcggctatggtatgtttgacgaaATTATGAAAATTCCCTTTCCATATAAAAATGGTTTGCTCCATATGTAA
- the LOC136479147 gene encoding uncharacterized protein yields the protein MGHEASYGALELENDPSRATGYMPFFIVYGSEAVLPTDLDYEALRIRAYDEQGAKASLENAMDQLDEACDVALLRSAKYQHALHQYHGRRVQVRHSTLGIWCSASFRATRSATKLSSLWEGSYVVAEVLRPRTYKLTTIDGRVFINAWNIEQLHRFYP from the coding sequence ATGGGTCATGAAGCTTCCTACGGTGCTCTAGAGCTTGAGAACGACCCTAGCCGGGCGACcggctacatgcctttcttcattgtctatggttctgaggcagtcctcccaactgacctcgactaCGAAGCACTAAGGATCAGGGCATACGACGAGCAGGGGGCTAAGGCATCCCTCGAGaacgccatggaccagctcgaTGAAGCatgcgatgttgccctcctccgctcggccaaataccagcatgCGTTGCACCAGTACCATGGGCGTCGAGTGCAGGTCAGGCATTCAACATTAGGGATTTGGTGCTCCGCCTCGTTCAGAGCAACAAGAAGCGCCACAAAGCTCTCTTCTCTGTGGGAAGGATCATACGTCGTTGCAGAGGTGCTTCGGCCGAGAACCTACAAGCTCACGACCATTGATGGTAGAGTCTTCATCAacgcttggaacattgaacaactacatcgcttttacccctag